TCAGACCGGGATCAGTACGTACCCAGAGCCGAAGGAGCGCCCGCCTTGAAGGTGTAGATGGTGATCGGGGCGGCCTTCAGGTTGCCCTTTTCGTCAAAGGCGAAAGTGCCCGACATGCCCTTGTACGAGGTCTTGTAGATCTCGGCGCCGACCTTTTCAGGATCGACCGTACCGGCCTTTTGGATCGACTGGCCGACGAACATGGTCTGGTCGTAGAACGAAGGCGCGTAGGCATCGGGTTCGATGTTGAAACGCTTCTTGTACTTGGCCTTGAAGGCAGGGCCCTCAGCAGTCTTGTCCAGCACCGCGCCGCCCTGGGCGCAGAAAGCGGTGTCGGTGGCGGCTTCACCGGCCAGTTTGCCCAGTTCGGCGGTGCAGATCGCGTCGCCGCCCAGCAGCTTGGCAGTGATGCCCAGCGACTTCATCTGGCGCAGCATGGGGCCGGCCTGGGGTGCGTAGCCACCCAGCAAGATCACGTCGGGGTTCTTGGCCTTCAGGCTGGTCAGGATGGCGGAGAAGTCGGTGGCTTTGTCGGTGGTGAACTCATTGCCCACGATGTTCAGGCCCAGCTTCTTGGCTTCTTTGCTGAACTCGTCTGCCAGGCCTTGGCCGTAGGCGGTGCGGTCATCGATGACGGCCACGTTCTTGACCTTCATGATGTTGGCCGCGTAGAAGGCCAGGCGTGCGCCGATTTCGTTGTCGCCCGCCATGATGCGGAACAGATTCTTGTAGCCACCCATGGTGACCTTGGGGTTGCTACCGACGGTAGACACCACCACATTGCCCTGGCTGTACACGCGGGAAGCGGGAATAGCCACGCCAGAGCAGTACGGGCCCATCACAAACTTCACATTGCCGTCCACCAGCTTCTGGGCCACGCTCACGCCGGCTTTGGGATCGCACTGGTCGTCTTCCGATTCCAGTTCGAACTTCAGGGTCTTGCCACCCACCACGATTTTCTTGGCGTTGAGGTCTTCCACGGCCAGACGGACGCCGTTTTCGTTGTCCTTGCCGATGAAGGCATTGGGACCCGACAGGGGGCCGGTCACGCCGATTTTGACGGTTTGTTCCTGGGCATAAGCACCCCCGGCGAGGGCCATGGTGGCGGCGCATGCAAGGGCGATTTTTGTAAATGTGGATGGCATTGACGGTGTCCTAAAGTGGAAGTTGTGGAACAAGGGATTTGTCACGGTCGCACTGTAGTGCGGGAACCGCTCCAACGGGGGAAATGTGTTTCTATATGTAGAGAATATGAACAACTAGAAGCAAAACTTATATGTTTATTCTCCTTTTAGCGGTATAGCAGCAAGCGTGCCAATGCGCGCGGGTGCCAGGGGGTTGCGGGGTGCAGGCTGCTCCCAGCCGCGTAGAAACTGCATTGCCGTGCCGCAAACCCGGCCCTGGCAGGCCCCCATGCCGCAGCGGGTGTGCAGCTTGGCATCGGTCCAGCCCGTGCAGGCTTGCACCGCAGCATAGGGCACGTCTTCACAGCGGCAGACCAGGGTGTCGGCCTGGGGCAATTCTTTCAGTTGCGGAGCCAGTGCAAAGCGGTGCGCCAACTGCCCGGCAAAGGCCTGCCAGCGGCTGCGCTCGGGCCACAGTGCCTGGGCTGCAGTCTGGTTGCCCACGGCGGCCAGACCGGCGATGCGGCCCTGCACCAGGGCGCGCTCGCTGCCGCCCACACCGGTGCACTCCCCTGCCGCGTAAATGTGCGGCTGGCTGGTGGCCTGCCAGTCGTCTACCGCCAGCCCGGTCGGCGTGAGGCGGCAGCCCAGCAGTTGGCCCAGCTGGGTGTTGGGCACCAGGCCAAAGCCGCAGGCCAGGCGGTCGCAGGCGATCTCGACCCGGCGGCTCCCCTGCTGCAATTGCACCGACTGCACCCTGCCCTGCCCTTGCACCGCCACTACATGGGTGCCGGTGCGGTACTGCGGGTGCATCAGCGTCAGTGCCTGCCATGCCTTGCCCGGCGACCCGGCCAGCCTCGCAGCAAAGCCCAGCACGGCCCCAAGCCCCGCTTGCTCGGCAATGCGCACCACTTTGGCCCCTGCCTTGTGCGCCGAGGCCGCCGCGGCCAGCAACAAGGGGCCGCTGCCCGCCACCACGATGCGTTCACCTGCCACAGGCAAGCCGGATTTGATCAGCGCCTGCAAGCCGCCCGCGCCGGTCACGCCCGGCAGCGTCCAGCCGGGGAACGGCAGCAGCAGCTCGCGCGCGCCGGTGCACAGAATGAGGGTTTTCCACTGGAGGGTCCAGCCATGCTCGGCATCTTCCAGCAGCAAGGTGCGGGAAGCCGGGGCGGATATGACGCGCGCCCCGCTGTGGATGCGCACATTGCTGCAAGATGTCAGTTGTTCGCGCATGCGCTGTGCGGCGACCGGCACCTGGGCGTTGGGGCCGTCGCGCCAGATCTGGCCGCCGGGCGCGGGGTTGTCGTCGACGATGGCAATCGACGCGCCGCTGGGAGCCGCCGCCAAGGCCGCCGCCAT
This sequence is a window from Rhodoferax sp. WC2427. Protein-coding genes within it:
- a CDS encoding branched-chain amino acid ABC transporter substrate-binding protein, translated to MPSTFTKIALACAATMALAGGAYAQEQTVKIGVTGPLSGPNAFIGKDNENGVRLAVEDLNAKKIVVGGKTLKFELESEDDQCDPKAGVSVAQKLVDGNVKFVMGPYCSGVAIPASRVYSQGNVVVSTVGSNPKVTMGGYKNLFRIMAGDNEIGARLAFYAANIMKVKNVAVIDDRTAYGQGLADEFSKEAKKLGLNIVGNEFTTDKATDFSAILTSLKAKNPDVILLGGYAPQAGPMLRQMKSLGITAKLLGGDAICTAELGKLAGEAATDTAFCAQGGAVLDKTAEGPAFKAKYKKRFNIEPDAYAPSFYDQTMFVGQSIQKAGTVDPEKVGAEIYKTSYKGMSGTFAFDEKGNLKAAPITIYTFKAGAPSALGTY
- a CDS encoding FAD-dependent oxidoreductase — its product is MTQCDILIIGAGPAGMAAALAAAPSGASIAIVDDNPAPGGQIWRDGPNAQVPVAAQRMREQLTSCSNVRIHSGARVISAPASRTLLLEDAEHGWTLQWKTLILCTGARELLLPFPGWTLPGVTGAGGLQALIKSGLPVAGERIVVAGSGPLLLAAAASAHKAGAKVVRIAEQAGLGAVLGFAARLAGSPGKAWQALTLMHPQYRTGTHVVAVQGQGRVQSVQLQQGSRRVEIACDRLACGFGLVPNTQLGQLLGCRLTPTGLAVDDWQATSQPHIYAAGECTGVGGSERALVQGRIAGLAAVGNQTAAQALWPERSRWQAFAGQLAHRFALAPQLKELPQADTLVCRCEDVPYAAVQACTGWTDAKLHTRCGMGACQGRVCGTAMQFLRGWEQPAPRNPLAPARIGTLAAIPLKGE